From the Theropithecus gelada isolate Dixy chromosome 16, Tgel_1.0, whole genome shotgun sequence genome, the window atggttgaaaccccgtctctactaaaaatgcaaacattagttgggcatgtggcacgtgcctgtaatctcagctgcggggaggctgaggcaagagaatcgctggaacctgggagagggaggctgcagtgagccgaggtcatgccactgcattccagctggagcgaaagagcaagactccgtctcaaaaaataaaaaaagagaaaagacatttaGAATGTCTTGAGTGAGGAGTGGTCAGGGGGCTGTTTCTCTCCATTGAACTAGAGAAATCTGAGGTCAAGCCCCAGGAGAATGGGAGAGTGCTTTCCTGCCACTGCTGTTTTCCTCCTCCCAACATAAGgagggtttttatttatttttatttatttttattttattttatttttgagacggagtcttgctctgtcgcccaggctggagtgcagtggccggatctcaactcactgcaagctctgcttcccgggtttacgccattctcctgcctcagcctcccgagtagctgggactacaggtgcccgccaccacgcctggctagtgttttgtattttttagtagagacgggctttcaccgtattagccaggatggtctcgatctcccgacctcgtgatccgcccgtctcggcctcccaaagtgctgggattacaggcttgagccaccgcacccggccgggtttttatttttacaagagTTCCCTTCGGGGCTTTAGACTGCCAAAGCCCAGAAAGCACACGCAACATTTTATGAGAATGACTATAGATTTCATGAGCTTCTCAAAGGGGTCCAAACCTTAgtcaagaataaaaattattactttttaaacccCTAGGGAAGCAGAGAGCCATTTCCCACCATTTGACTCCCCTTCTGCCCACTGCCCCACTTGGGAAACCCAGACTCCATGATGGGTATTAATGATGGGTATTAGTGGTTGCTCTTTTCCATTCTCTGCTCCCAGCATCCCTTGACCAGGATCTGTAAGGTCTCCCATTCCCTTCCAGGCCTCCCATCCACTCAGGCCCCTCATGCTCTCTCTTCCTTCAGGTTCCTCTTACTATGATAATGTCCGGCCTCTGGCCTATCCTGATTCTGATGCTGTGCTCATCTGCTTCGACATTAGCCGACCAGAAACACTGGACAGTGTTCTCAAGAAGGTGGGAGCCTGGGGAAATAGGGCAGCTAGACTGAGACGGACCAGCCACCATGGTCCTGACATAAAATGGGCCAGGAGGAGGGAGTGATAGCTGGGGTACGGCCGTCAGCTGGTTAGCGAGTGAAGCTCTCATCCCTGCCACCCCTGCCTCCAGCCCCCATCCCTCCCAGCCACCCGCTTCCTGAAAGTCCTCAGAGCTGGGTACAGCAGCTAGGGGAGGTGGGGGAGTGAAGGGAGAAGCACTCACGGGATTCTTTCTCTGCTCTTCCAAGTCCTTGGCAGTGGGAGCCCCAGATGGAGGGGATGGGATGTGAAGGCTGATCCTGGAACTCAGGAAAGCCCTGTGGCCTCCTCTCCAGGCCCCAATTTCCATGAGAAAAGCCAGTGGTGAATGGACAGAAGTCAGCTAGGGCAGCCCCAGTTcccaggtgggggaggggagggtgggatAAATTTGTTCCCAGGAGACAGCATGGGAAAGGCGAGTGGGAATGGGAAGGTTCCAGGCTGGCAGACCCTTCATAGCCACTGAGGGAGAAGAGTCCGCAGGCCCACGCCAGCCCTCTCGTCCCCCCTACTTCTCTCTCACCCCATCCTGCTCTCAACCCAAGCCTAGCATTCTCACCTCTTCCTTGTGTGGGAGAGTTCCGAGGGATACGTGGTTTCTGCATGCTGTGAGGAAGAGAGGGCCCACTGCTGGCATGGCGCAGAGGCTCACCCTGTGCTTCCCTCCACCGCTCCacaattctcttttcttctcctacATAGTGGCAAGGAGAGACTCAAGAGTTTTGCCCCAATGCCAAGGTTGTGCTGGTTGGCTGTAAACTGGACATGCGGACTGACCTGGCCACACTGAGGGAGCTGTCCAAGCAGAGGCTTATCCCTGTTACACATGAGCAGGTGGGACCCTTGACCTCTGACCTCATCCCAGCCTAGACCTGTCACCTCTGCACCTTCAGTCTCTGATTTGAAAACACCTTACCTGGCTCATCCTTTGTTCTGGCCTGTGACCTCTGACCTGATCCCTTGACTGTCCCCAGCCCTGACATTCAACCCCAGCCCATAGCCTCCGTGCCCCTTTCTAAGCTGCAGGCTAAGACCTATAACTTTCTTCCATGCACTCCTTCCTTTTCCAGGGCACTGTGCTGGCCAAGCAGGTGGGGGCTGTGTCCTACGTTGAGTGCTCCTCCAGGTCCTCTGAGCGCAGCGTCAGGGATGTCTTCCATGTGGCCACAGTGGCCTCCCTTGGCCGTGGCCATAGGCAGCTGCGCCGAACTGACTCACGCCGGGGAATGCAGCGATCCACTCAGCTGTCAGGACGGCCAGACCGGGGGAATGAGGGCGAGATACACAAGGATCGAGCCAAGAGCTGCAACCTCATGTGAGGGGCTAGAAGAGGGCAGAGTGTGAAGAGGGGTGGTGAGGGACACAATTGTTCCCCTGCCTGCGCCCAGGCTTTCTGACCTCCTGAGCCTGGCTGGGAAGTCAGGGCAGGCAGAGCAAGCAATTCTTCTGGGCAGGGGAGCTGGAGGGCAGAAGGATATCATCATTTctcatctcctcctccctcctcttctccagtGGATATTGAGGGAGCTAACAGGGCTGGCATCTGGGGCATGAACTGAGATGGGGCAGGTGGGGGTTAGGGAAGCTGATATCAAATAGTGACCTTGCTGGAGTCTCCTATGTGAAGAGTaccctccctctccacccccagTCCCCATATCCTGGTTCTGGCCCAAGGAAAATGTCCATTCTACaaccttctcttttcctctcctctcactTCTGCAGCTATTCTCACACACCTAACCTCTAGGCAACATGCACTAAATTCAAAAGCAAGGAGAAGCCCTTCCCCCACCATCAGTCCACCAGCCCTAGAACCTCCCTTGCCTCTACAGTCACCCAATAAAGCCCAAGTCCATGGAAAACGGCTGTGGCTTTagttttgttgcttttaaaaaaaatcaatctacCAGTCTCTAGCAGTAAGAGGGAAAGTTAGACCTCAGCCGGGGAACTTTCCATGTCCGCAGATAGAACAGAGGACAAAGCCATAGGTTGGATCAGAAGTGTCCTTTTAGGAGTCAGAGTTGGGAGAAGGAGACATCCTGGGACTGTTCATCCCAGTTAATAAAGTGGGCAATTCTCAGGCCATTAGGGGATTTTAGAGCAGACTGACATGCAATTAGTCAGCATTTCTCAGCCCAGCCAAGCCTGCTGCTAGTGTGGGAGGGGTCCTGCTCACCATCTGTACCCCTGGCTTGGAGTCTGCTGGTGCCCTGGGGGTTGTGGGGGTGAGGAGGCATCAAAAACCTCCACATCACAGAAGCTACCCCTATATAGCGTGAAGTTTCCTAAGGGGTCAGTAGTTTGATTCTGGGGTCTTAGAGGCTCAGGCCAGGGACCTTTCTCTCCTTCCATGCTGAGTTCCTTGATGACTTTCAGGGAAGCATCAGCTGTTAGAGTTACCCCTACTCTGTCCCTTCAAGGAAAGATGGTGGAAAGGACGGCCGAGCGCCTGTTGTCAGGAAAGACAGTGCTGGTCTGTTTTCTCGGGAGTCTGGTTTCAGATTGTCCTGTATTCCCTCCCTGGCTCTGGTCCCACTGGCCTCTTTTCGGTGACATTCTCCCCCAGGAACCATCCCTGGCccttccctcccccagtcccagccctagccagttctcccagacACACTGGAAGAGAACACTGACCTTACCCAACTGTCTGCTGGGATCCCACCCAAATTTATAGCCCATTCctctctcttcattcattcagcaagtatgtATTGAACACCAACTGTGTGCCATACACTGGCTTGGGAGATTGCAAGGACCAGTCTCTAAGCTTCTGGAGGCCAACCCAGTGTGGAAGAGAAGTACCCCAGGTGTAAGGGTGCCATGACTGAGGGATATTTGTACATGTACAGGGTGCTATGGGAGCTCCTTGCAGCCTGAGAAGCCAGTCCTGTTAGCCAGGTCCTGAGGGTTGAAGAGGAGTTTGCCAGGCAGGGAAGGGGTAGGAAAGGCACTCTGGGCAGAGGGTACAGCATGTGTAAACACGTGGAGATGAGAACGAGCATAGCACTGTTGGGGCTCCCATGGCAGGGAGAATAGAAGACAAGGCTAGGAAGGTACCCTGAGGCTACTGCAGGGTCCACAGAGGAACCAGGATTTCATTCTGAGGATGAATGAAATCATCCTCAGAGGATGAAGCCACCAGGAATTTCAGGCAGAGAGTGAAGTGATCAGAGTTGTTTTTTGGATAGATGGTTATCTGGATGAGGTATTTGGGGCTGGGAGATTTGGCTCTGAGATGTgtcatttaaaatagtttgtcagcagtgactcacacctataatcccagccaagattcctcctttgggaggccaagctgggaggatcgcttgaggccaggagttcgagactgcagtgagctatgatcatgccattgtcttccagcctgagtgtcagagtgagaccctgtctctaaaaattaaaaaaaaaaaaaaaagaaaaataaaaaatagcttcTCTTTTCCCTTATGCCAGGTTCCAGTATTGAGAGACAAGAAATTCCCACCCACCACTCCCTGGCTCATCAGATACCCCTATCCCAACCTTTCCTATGGGACTAGTTCATCTCAGCCCGTCTCAAAGATTCTAGGATAACTTCAATGGCATTTGAAATTATCTGAGTGCCCCTCAAACTGAGACCTGGTTAGGGACTGACTCAAGGACCCTGAGTCCTCGGCTAAGGGTACAGGAGAAGGCAGGGGCTCCAGGCCCATCTAGATGGATCTCCATCTGTCTTTGAGAACTGACCCTTTCCCCACAAGGACCTGCCATAAAAATCGACTTGTGATTTTTAGCTGAGTGGCTTCTCTTTTCCACTTTGGACTTCTCAATGCATAGCAGGTTCAAGCCTGCAATCACCAAAGTGTAGAATGTGGAGTGTTTGTGCCCCCTCTTTCCTCtaacctccatctcctgccaTGTGAGCTCAGGGAATGCAAACATAATTAGAAAGATCAATCAGCTGGAGGAACCCCCAAAGTTTAATACCTTTTTAATACTACCAGGAATGGATTTTTGGTCCCTTTCTGCAGGTCTGGATTGCCAGATGAAAATTTTGTTTCTGGGGAGGAGGGCTCTGGGCTGAGCAGCtcagtgggtgggaggagggaatgggaCTGTTCCTGATCCTCAAAGGCCTCTGTAGGCTGAAGGGAGGGGACCTtactcccttccccaccccagatGCAGGAGTCACTCAGCTTTCTTCTCTGCAGCTGTTTCCCTCACAAACTAGACCGGTTTGGGAAACAATGTAGCCTCgttaaacatttaatgaaataaacaacTAATCACACTGTGATGGCTGccagtgtttctgtttttttttttttcttttttcttctttttttttttgagacagagtttcgctctgtcattcaggctggagtgcagtggcgccatctcagctcactgcaacttttgcttaccaggttcagatgattctcctgcctcagcctcctgagtagctggaactacaggtgcgcaccaccacacgcagctaattttaggtttttttttttttttgagacggagtttcactcttattgcccaggctggagtgcacgggcgtgatctcggctcacggcaaccttgcctcccaggttcaagcaattctcctgcctcagcctcctgaagtagctgggattacagccatgtgccaccatgcccagctaattttgtatttttagtagagacggggtttctccgtgttggtcaggctagtcgtgaactcccgacctcaggtgatccacccgccttggcctcccaaagtgctgggattacaggtgtgagccaccgtgctcagccatttttgtatttttagtagagacggggtttcaccatattggccaggatggtctcgatctcttgacctcaggatccacctgcttgagtctccc encodes:
- the RND2 gene encoding rho-related GTP-binding protein RhoN, producing the protein MEGQSGRCKIVVVGDAECGKTALLQVFAKDAYPGSYVPTVFENYTASFEIDKRRIELNMWDTSGSSYYDNVRPLAYPDSDAVLICFDISRPETLDSVLKKWQGETQEFCPNAKVVLVGCKLDMRTDLATLRELSKQRLIPVTHEQGTVLAKQVGAVSYVECSSRSSERSVRDVFHVATVASLGRGHRQLRRTDSRRGMQRSTQLSGRPDRGNEGEIHKDRAKSCNLM